The proteins below are encoded in one region of Silene latifolia isolate original U9 population chromosome 2, ASM4854445v1, whole genome shotgun sequence:
- the LOC141633751 gene encoding uncharacterized protein LOC141633751, whose product MERQSDNGVNCAGDKVELGGDNFATNEIMLIVVFGAKERDELLKKQQHTQLRMRIVSCFLELQVMAPAPELRLKQYLNVPYANIQISSHITKNSFGSPEMLLSRIMHIPRHHTDRKSNIWYSMSEFQVCAYLVRTVLSTVQFVLNSAAQFVSFVQLREALKNVQEREYRWQPRRFERVAEPFKVNELPEFVGGADPEAYLEWERKIDRMFDFKELDDEKRCKYAILKLSKGASLWFEGLKAKRVRAGKEKIDSWESLKRKLRKRYVPTTHRLATYRKIADLRQGKLSVSEYIDEFENLCLMGELEEVEEQKMSRFLRGLNYNIASSVELYPYSDFDTLCGLCLEVESQGKSKYGGGSSSDSGKNKSWTKTETNPKTETLSSSFVSPSKATASSNATPKTTAKETNMSKVRCFKCQGFGHYQSTCPNKRVVTLREAVECEEEDELVEDYEAPIYDTNLVLRTLQVKTLPTDSEQRNQLFHTKCRVNDKWCSLIIDGGSCTNAASTEMVSKLGLVTTKHPHPYALHWLDDGSSVKVTKQARVGLVMGSYVDEVLCDVIPMDACHILLGRPWQYDRDFGDVFPDELPAGLPPLRGIEHQIDLIPGSTLPNKAAYRCNLEETKELQRQIDELMERGYVRESMSPCAVPVLLVPKKDGSWRIVVVLGYVVSKDGVSVDQSKIEAIRSWPEPKTVSEVRSFHGLASFYRRLIRNFSTITSPITECLKKGGFEWGVAAKQAFELIKERLCTAPILALPDFSQPFEVECDASGVGIGAVLIQGKRPIAYFSEKLGGARLNYCTYDKEFYAIVRALDHWSHYLRPNHFILHSDHESLKYINGPQKLNHRHAKWVEFLQSFHFSSKYKDGKSNVVADALSRRYDGFLFKGNRLCVTKHPIRELLVREAHGGGLAGHFRVAKTVEILQEHFLWPRLQKDVHNVVGKCVTCQVSKSKFKPGEYTPLPIPVRPWDDVSMDFIVALPRTQRGKDAIMVVVDRFSKMAHFVACHKTDDASNVADLYYREIVRLHGIPKTIVSDRDSKFLSYFWNTLWRKVGTKLLFSTSHHPQTDGQTEVTNRTLGTLLRGLVSKTQKDWDLKLSHAEFAYNRSPTHATGHSPFEIVYGINPYLPLDLIPLPKDELVGDLVWVHLRKERFPSKRKNKLMPRAEGPYKIMGRVNNNAYKVELPGDYGVHATFNVGDLSPYLDDDGLAELRSILFQGGGDDANQAKDQANVSELVDGLDELVMNTQEEGLMLVRKFQPLSYNFPSLVNLLSVEFKS is encoded by the exons TTTCAGGTctgcgcgtacctagtacgaacagtcctcagcactgtccaattcgTTCTTAATTCCGCTGCTCAATTCGTATcatttgtg CAACTTCGTGAGGCCTTGAAAAACGTGCAAGAAAGAGAATATAGGTGGCAACCAAGGCGTTTTGAAAGGGTGGCTGAACCATTCAAGGTGAACGAACTACCCGAGTTCGTTGGAGGGGCTGATCCCGAGGCCTATTTGGAGTGGGAACGGAAGATAGATCGTATGTTTGATTTCAAAGAATTGGATGATGAGAAAAGGTGCAAGTATGCAATTCTGAAATTAAGCAAAGGAGCATCTCTTTGGTTTGAAGGGTTGAAGGCCAAGAGGGTGCGCGCGGGGAAGGAAAAGATTGATTCTTGGGAGTCTCTGAAACGTAAACTTCGTAAAAGGTATGTGCCAACGACCCATAGGTTAGCTACATATCGTAAGATTGCTGATTTGAGACAAGGAAAATTAAGTGTTAGTGAATATATTGATGAATTTGAAAACTTATGTTTGATGGGTGAATTAGAGGAGGTAGAAGAACAGAAAATGTCGAGATTTTTGCGtggattgaattataatattgctAGTTCCGTTGAGTTATACCCATATTCTGATTTTGATACTCTTTGTGGTCTTTGTTTGGAAGTGGAGTCACAAGGGAAGTCTAAATATGGGGGAGGGTCGAGTTCAGATTCGGGAAAGAACAAATCATGGACCAAAACTGAAACAAACCCCAAAACCGAAACACTTAGTAGCTCATTTGTGAGCCCTAGCAAAGCCACGGCATCTTCAAATGCTACCCCTAAGACCACGGCCAAAGAAACTAATATGTCCAAAGTCCGTTGTTTCAAATGTCAAGGTTTCGGTCATTACCAAAGTACGTGTCCAAACAAAAGAGTCGTGACCTTGAGAGAGGCGGTAGAGT GTGAGGAAGAGGACGAGTTAGTAGAGGACTATGAGGCACCAATTTACGACACTAATCTGGTTTTGCGAACCTTGCAAGTAAAGACTTTACCTACTGATTCGGAACAAAGAAATCAATTATTTCATACCAAGTGTCGGGTAAATGATAAGTGGTGTAGTCTAATTATCGATGGGGGTAGTTGTACCAACGCGGCCTCCACTGAAATGGTGTCAAAATTGGGTCTTGTGACTACTAAACATCCACACCCATATGCATTACATTGGCTAGATGATGGTAGTAGCGTTAAGGTGACAAAACAGGCCCGGGTTGGTTTGGTTATGGGTTCCTATGTCGATGAGGTGTTGTGTGACGTTATtcccatggatgcttgtcatatttTGTTGGGTCGACCATGGCAATATGACCGGGAT TTTGGGGATGTGTTTCCCGATGAATTACCCGCTGGATTGCCTCCTCTTCGAGgcattgaacatcaaattgatCTTATTCCGGGCTCAACTCTTCCAAATAAGGCTGCTTATCGATGTAATCTGGAAGAAACAAAAGAACTCCAAAGGCAAATTGATGAATTAATGGAGAGGGGCTATGTGCGTGAGAGTATGAGTCCTTGTGCTGTTCCGGTTTTGCTCGTACCAAAGAAGGATGGTTCATGGCGTAT CGTGGTGGTCTTGGGATACGTGGTGTCCAAGGATGGTGTCTCGGTTGATCAATCAAAAATCGAAGCAATCCGATCATGGCCGGAGCCTAAAACAGTTAGTGAGGTACGATCTTTCCATGGGCTTGCTTCTTTTTATCGACGATTGATTCGTAATTTTAGCACCATAACCAGCCCTATTACGGAGTGTTTGAAGAAGGGCGGGTTTGAATGGGGTGTGGCTGCTAAACAAGCTTTTGAATTGATTAAGGAACGGTTGTGTACCGCTCCTATCTTGGCGTTACCTGATTTTTCTCAACCATTCGAAGTTGAGTGCGATGCTAGTGGCGTAGGTATAGGTGCTGTTTTGATTCAAGGGAAAAGACCTATAGCCTATTTTTCAGAGAAGTTGGGTGGAGCTCGATTGAATTATTGCACTTATGATAAAGAATTTTATGCTATTGTCCGGGCTCTTGATCATTGGAGTCACTACCTCCGTCCTAACCATTTTATATTGCATTCCGATCATGAATCTTTGAAGTATATCAATGGGCCGCAGAAATTGAACCATAGGCATGCGAAATGGGTTGAATTCTTACAATCATTTCACTTTTCATCCAAATATAAAGATGGGAAGAGTAATGTTGTAGCCGATGCTTTATCTCGTCGATAT GACGGTTTTCTTTTTAAAGGAAATCGACTTTGTGTTACTAAGCATCCTATTCGGGAACTACTCGTAAGGGAGGCTCATGGTGGAGGATTGGCTGGCCATTTCAGAGTGGCAAAAACCGTGGAGATTTTGCAAGAACATTTCTTATGGCCACGATTGCAAAAAGATGTTCACAATGTCGTGGGTAAGTGTGTTACTTGTCAAGTATCGAAGAGCAAGTTCAAACCGGGCGAGTATACTCCTTTGCCAATTCCGGTCAGGCCGTGGGATGATgtttcaatggatttcattgttgctttgcCACGCACTCAACGTGGTAAGGATGCTATCATGGTGGTGGTTGATCGTTTTTCCAAGATGGCTCATTTTGTTGCTTGCCATAAAACCGACGATGCTTCTAATGTGGCTGATTTATACTATCGGGAAATTGTGAGGTTACATGGCATTCCAAAGACTATTGTGTCGGATCGGGATTCTAAATTCTTGAGCTACTTTTGGAATACATTATGGAGGAAGGTGGGTACAAAGTTGCTGTTTAGTAcctctcaccatcctcaaacGGATGGGCAAACCGAGGTCACCAATCGTACTTTGGGAACTTTGTTGCGTGGGCTTGTGAGCAAGACACAAAAGGATTGGGATCTCAAGCTTTCTCATGCCGAATTTGCTTATAATAGGTCGCCTACTCATGCTACGGGTCATTCACCATTTGAAATTGTCTACGGTATTAATCCTTATCTTCCTTTGGATTTAATTCCGTTGCCTAAAGATGAGTTG GTTGGAGACTTGGTTTGGGTGCACTTGAGAAAGGAGCGTTTTCCTAGCAAACGGAAGAATAAACTCATGCCTAGAGCGGAAGGTCCTTACAAGATTATGGGTCGAGTGAACAATAATGCTTACAAGGTTGAACTTCCCGGTGATTATGGTGTTCACGCCACTTTTAATGTTGGTGATCTCTCTCCTTATTTGGATGATGATGGCCTAgctgaattgaggtcaattctttttcaagggggaggggatgatgcgaACCAAGCTAAGGACCAAGCTAATGTCTCGGAGTTAGTTGATGGGCTGGACGAGTTGGTTATGAACACTCAAGAGGAGGGTCTGATGTTGGTCCGTAAGTTTCAGCCTTTAAGCTACAATTTTCCTTCTCTTGTTAATTTGCTAAGTGTGGAATTTAAGAGCTGA